The following are from one region of the Magallana gigas chromosome 4, xbMagGiga1.1, whole genome shotgun sequence genome:
- the LOC136274277 gene encoding tripartite motif-containing protein 5-like, translating into MALSESQIPPDAQHYLVCGTEDCEKNCKFYCNDCHLPMCEQCRDEHQKNQKTKNHELVPYKQRKRQLPVEKCKIHPTKEMVILCEECQIPLCYKCTTTKEHCGHVFTDLEMVFDEKVSLCQEEIAKIRNYFEPTSQDLKKDIAGDVKEIKKIMECLKTSMKAEAEAVKKLINTVTSNNTEQVNKIEQSLLETLYGQNQNIDDYINYLNDLIKTFYGYLSPSNIEQLTFALNSENLIIRPIPETSKPVLPVFTAGQHSKEDVAKLLGRLTVPNTKPVNRKIKPMETASTQLKPTGKQRKKDREKSDVKQTLSLSSSVTKVRTYTVPGVNGVYHISLGKSGRLWVSNDFGNLVQTDLQGNQLQKIQASGEYGFHTVTQDGDLIYADKQNKVINRITPDNTITEFIKTGDWKPLSIHSSHINGDILVGMDKDSKAKVTRYNKTGKEIQNIQRDNKGQGLHSDPHYITENINGDVCVSDYRKHAVVVVDKSGQHRFSYRGQRSEVRVWSLWNMY; encoded by the coding sequence ATGGCATTATCTGAATCACAAATCCCACCAGACGCCCAGCATTACTTGGTGTGTGGCACTGAAGACTGTGAGAAGAACTGCAAGTTTTACTGCAATGACTGTCACCTAccaatgtgtgaacaatgcCGAGATGAACATCAGAAAAATCAGAAAACCAAGAACCATGAATTGGTCCCTTATAAACAACGCAAACGACAACTTCCTGTAGAGAAATGCAAAATCCACCCCACAAAAGAAATGGTTATTCTCTGCGAGGAATGTCAAATACCACTTTGTTACAAATGTACAACCACAAAAGAACATTGCGGTCATGTGTTTACCGATCTAGAAATGGtctttgatgaaaaagtttCGCTATGTCAAGAAGAAATTGCcaaaattagaaattatttcGAACCAACTTCTCAAGATTTGAAAAAGGATATTGCTGGTGATGTCAAAGAAATAAAGAAGATCAtggaatgtttaaaaacatcaatGAAGGCTGAAGCTGAGGCTGTGAAAAAGCTGATAAACACAGTCACATCAAATAATACAGAACAAGTCAACAAAATAGAACAGTCATTATTAGAAACATTATACGGCCAAAACCAAAATATTGATGATTATATCAATTATCTCAatgatttaatcaaaacattttatggTTACCTATCCCCTTCAAACATAGAACAATTAACATTTGCTCTCAATTCAGAAAACTTGATCATAAGACCCATACCAGAGACATCAAAACCAGTCCTACCCGTATTTACTGCAGGTCAACACAGCAAGGAAGATGTTGCCAAACTACTGGGTAGATTAACCGTTCCTAACACTAAACCAGTGAACAGAAAAATAAAGCCAATGGAGACTGCCTCTACACAGTTGAAACCTACAGGGAAACAGAGGAAAAAAGACAGAGAGAAATCTGACGTGAAACAAACACTGTCTCTGTCTTCCTCTGTCACCAAGGTCAGGACGTACACAGTACCAGGTGTTAATggtgtatatcatatatcactGGGTAAATCAGGCAGACTCTGGGTCAGTAATGATTTTGGTAACCTTGTCCAAACAGATCTACAAGGGAATCAGTTACAAAAGATACAAGCCAGTGGTGAATATGGCTTCCACACTGTCACACAGGACGGGGATCTGATATATGCtgacaaacaaaacaaagtcaTCAATAGGATAACACCAGATAACACAATCACCgaattcattaaaacaggaGACTGGAAACCACTCAGTATACACTCCTCCCACATCAACGGGGACATACTGGTGGGGATGGATAAGGATAGCAAGGCTAAAGTCACCAGATACAACAAGACAGGCaaagaaatacagaacatacagaGGGACAACAAAGGACAGGGACTGCATAGTGATCCACactacatcacagaaaacatcaatggtgatGTCTGTGTATCAGACTATAGAAAACACGCTGTAGTGGTGGTGGATAAATCAGGACAACACAGGTTCTCCTACAGAGGTCAGAGGTCAGAGGTCAGAGTTTGGTCCCTATGGAATATGTACTGA